From a single Lineus longissimus chromosome 16, tnLinLong1.2, whole genome shotgun sequence genomic region:
- the LOC135500129 gene encoding uncharacterized protein K02A2.6-like, protein MTDNLEISAVKAFDMSGDPNTLGTKWLKWRRGFQCNVDAKAITADARKCSLLLHCAGEAVQDLFETLTDPGPAVTVDADGRAVADRATNYEKALRTLNAHFVHKVNEPYERHVFRAMQQEADETVDQFVARLRRQAQFCNFTNVDADIRDQVIDKCKSSKLRRKLLEKVDLTLKQAQHLARALEAVDYQMKSMDLGTSEKADSGASSGADSVNRVSHSSKRGSASGGKPKHDYRGPKGGPKGQKKGKYYRCGNEGHFGKDDCCPAKNVECRKCEKMGHFAKVCRTKQGHKKQYHVTESKRDLADEELYSIYSARDSSSEIQVDVGVSGKNVQFTVDTAASVSVIPHELYQEKFKDVLPLSPTNVKLKSYSGDEIPVMGEFKVEVCYNGQTASLPLFVTKGERVALFGRNWLSVIKLDWHRLFSVMSLTSDPEIQKVLDKYPHVFSNEMGTIRGYKADIRLKESCSPVFKKARPVPYALREKVGLELDRLEKAGVLEKCTTSEWASPIVVVPKSDGQIRICGDYKVTINPLIEDNAYPLPTSEDLFATLAVVRILGNQKGVASILDDILIGTKIPEHVDSLDTVLKQLADHNVVAKRPKCKFKVPEVSYFGHMINAEGRACMKDKVDAILNARKPENVSELRTFLGIVGYYGSFIPNMSTKFAPLYRLLRNDTPWQWSHECDEAPQSVKDELTSDRILVHYDPAKPLILATDASPTGVGALISHRMEDGSERPIAFASRSLTDSERNYAQIEKEGLGIIYGVKKFHKYLYGRKFELITDHEPLTTIFGPKTGVPTLAALRLQRWALILMAYDYTIHYRRSKDHANADMLSRFPVDDCQTATELKINYFSMVDELPVSAEDISEQTRKDPILSRVYHYVMHGWPDQGKDPDIVEYWKRRDELSADQGCLLWGIRVVIPPKFRSRLLKELHHEHFGMVRMKAMARSYLWYPGIDVDIEALVKSCDACLAFQSNPGPVPLIPWPYPTKFWERVHIDFGYLEQLNYLLLVDVHSKWVEIELMYQNTTAEKTVDVLRSWFARFGLPIECVSDNGPQFISQVFEDFCSRNGIKHTLSPPYHPQTNGAAENIVKEAKKAFKKHYYAERKGSEPKLSAKQRVDDFLLTYRSTPHCTTGQSPADLVLKRGLRTRFSILRPDLNKSVTQKQQKMVDIHDQRGVKMRTFSQNEVVRVKNTRGGGNVKWLPGKVVKVLGPQSYVVRVGSRNRYVHVDHLQKSGETEPARLESEGPQPALIVEVVSPDPVDTPTPGSSVGSALAPVSNPNGLNERSEVGGTSPRYPRRANRKGPDRLIESHG, encoded by the exons ATGACAGACAATCTTGAAATAAGCGCTGTCAAGGCGTTTGATATGAGCGGTGATCCAAACACACTGGGTACAAAATGGCTAAAATGGCGCCGTGGATTTCAATGCAACGTAGATGCGAAGGCGATTACAGCCGATGCCCGCAAGTGTTCGTTGCTTCTCCACTGTGCGGGGGAGGCAGTCCAAGATCTTTTTGAGACCCTTACAGACCCTGGCCCAGCCGTTACGGTGGATGCTGACGGCCGTGCTGTAGCTGATCGGGCTACCAACTATGAAAAGGCATTACGTACACTCAATGCACACTTCGTACACAAGGTTAACGAACCATACGAAAGACATGTGTTTCGGGCTATGCAGCAGGAAGCAGACGAAACTGTGGATCAATTCGTGGCAAGGCTGCGTAGACAGGCACAGTTTTGTAACTTTACTAACGTTGATGCGGATATTCGGGATCAGGTTATCGATAAATGTAAGTCATCCAAACTTCGTAGGAAACTCCTAGAAAAAGTTGATCTGACTCTAAAGCAAGCACAGCACTTGGCAAGAGCTCTAGAAGCGGTCGATTACCAAATGAAGTCAATGGACCTAGGCACtagtgaaaaagctgactcaGGTGCAAGCTCTGGTGCTGACTCTGTAAATCGTGTTTCACACTCGTCCAAGAGGGGGAGTGCCAGTGGCGGCAAGCCCAAGCATGATTACAGAGGGCCCAAAGGTGGTCCAAAAGGGCAGAAGAAAGGCAAATATTATCGTTGTGGCAACGAAGGTCACTTTGGTAAAGATGATTGTTGTCCTGCTAAAAATGTAGAATGTCGCAAATGTGAAAAGATGGGACATTTCGCCAAGGTTTGCAGAACAAAGCAAGGCCACAAGAAGCAGTATCACGTGACTGAGTCCAAACGGGATTTAGCTGACGAGGAGCTGTATTCGATATATTCGGCGAGAGATTCAAGTTCAGAAATTCAGGTCGATGTTGGTGTGTCAGGCAAAAATGTGCAATTCACCGTCGACACTGCCGCATCAGTGTCAGTCATTCCGCATGAGTTATATCAGGAAAAATTCAAGGATGTGTTGCCATTGTCTCCAACCAATGTGAAATTGAAAAGCTATTCCGGTGATGAAATTCCAGTCATGGGCGAATTTAAGGTCGAGGTTTGCTACAATGGGCAAACGGCTTCGCTCCCTCTGTTCGTCACCAAAGGCGAAAGAGTAGCATTGTTTGGGCGCAATTGGCTTAGTGTGATCAAGCTAGATTGGCATCGTTTGTTCAGTGTGATGTCACTCACAAGTGATCCTGAAATTCAGAAAGTGTTAGATAAGTACCCTCATGTGTTCTCAAATGAGATGGGTACCATCCGTGGCTACAAGGCCGATATTCGCTTGAAAGAATCATGTAGTCCGGTGTTCAAGAAAGCTAGGCCTGTTCCATATGCTCTAAGGGAGAAAGTAGGCCTAGAGTTAGATAGATTAGAGAAAGCGGGTGTGTTGGAAAAATGTACCACAAGTGAATGGGCATCACCCATTGTTGTTGTACCTAAAAGTGATGGACAGATTAGGATCTGCGGAGACTATAAAGTGACAATAAATCCGCTGATAGAGGATAATGCGTATCCATTACCAACCTCAGAGGACTTGTTTGCAACGCTAGCGGTAGTGAG AATCCTAGGAAACCAGAAGGGTGTGGCAAGCATTCTCGATGACATTCTCATTGGGACCAAGATTCCCGAGCACGTGGATAGCCTGGACACAGTGCTAAAGCAGTTGGCAGATCACAATGTGGTTGCCAAAAGACCTAAATGCAAATTCAAAGTTCCAGAAGTGTCCTACTTTGGACATATGATAAACGCTGAAGGTCGCGCATGCATGAAAGACAAGGTTGATGCAATTCTGAATGCGAGAAAACCGGAGAATGTATCCGAACTGCGTACATTTCTAGGGATCGTGGGGTATTATGGGTCGTTCATACCCAATATGTCGACCAAGTTCGCCCCGCTATACAGGTTGTTGCGCAATGATACTCCCTGGCAGTGGTCTCATGAGTGTGATGAGGCGCCCCAAAGTGTTAAAGACGAACTGACTAGTGATCGTATCTTGGTTCATTACGACCCTGCTAAGCCTCTCATCTTAGCTACCGATGCTTCGCCCACAGGAGTTGGAGCTTTGATTTCGCACCGCATGGAAGATGGATCCGAGAGACCGATAGCTTTTGCGTCGCGATCATTGACCGATAGCGAGCGTAATTATGCGCAAATTGAAAAAGAGGGACTTGGAATCATTTATGGAGTTAAGAAATTCCATAAATATTTGTATGGCAGAAAATTCGAGTTGATTACAGATCATGAGCCGTTGACTACCATATTTGGACCAAAGACTGGGGTACCGACCCTAGCTGCGCTCAGATTGCAGAGATGGGCTCTGATACTAATGGCCTATGACTATACCATACATTACCGTCGATCAAAGGATCATGCAAATGCTGATATGTTGTCGCGCTTCCCAGTAGATGACTGTCAGACTGCTACTGAGTTGAAAATCAACTATTTCAGTATGGTTGATGAACTACCAGTTTCTGCGGAGGACATTAGTGAGCAAACTAGGAAAGATCCGATCTTGTCACGTGTGTATCACTATGTCATGCATGGATGGCCAGACCAAGGGAAAGATCCGGACATAGTCGAGTATTGGAAACGTCGAGATGAACTTTCCGCGGACCAAGGCTGTCTGCTATGGGGAATTCGCGTGGTGATTCCGCCTAAGTTCCGTAGTCGCTTGTTAAAGGAGCTACATCATGAACATTTTGGGATGGTTCGCATGAAAGCGATGGCAAGAAGTTATCTATGGTATCCTGGTATCGATGTGGATATCGAAGCGCTGGTTAAATCCTGTGACGCGTGTCTTGCTTTCCAAAGCAACCCAGGACCAGTACCATTGATTCCATGGCCATACCCAACCAAGTTTTGGGAACGTGTGCATATTGACTTTGGATACCTTGAACAGTTGAACTATTTGCTGCTAGTTGATGTTCATAGCAAATGGGTTGAGATTGAACTGATGTATCAGAACACCACTGCTGAGAAAACCGTTGATGTCTTACGCAGTTGGTTCGCGCGCTTCGGTCTACCGATAGAATGCGTTTCTGATAACGGCCCTCAATTCATATCGCAGGTGTTCGAAGATTTCTGTAGCAGAAATGGGATTAAGCACACACTCTCACCCCCATACCACCCTCAGACAAACGGGGCTGCTGAGAACATTGTCAAGGAAGCAAAGAAGGCTTTCAAGAAACATTACTATGCAGAAAGGAAGGGTTCAGAACCCAAATTGTCGGCAAAGCAACGCGTCGATGATTTTCTTCTTACATACCGCAGTACACCGCATTGTACAACGGGTCAGTCGCCCGCTGACCTAGTTCTGAAACGTGGACTTAGAACCCGTTTTTCTATCCTCAGACCAGACTTGAACAAGTCTGTGACTCAGAAGCAACAGAAGATGGTGGACATTCATGATCAACGTGGAGTGAAAATGCGTACATTCAGTCAAAACGAGGTCGTGCGCGTTAAGAATACGAGGGGAGGAGGAAATGTGAAATGGCTCCCTGGTAAAGTGGTGAAAGTGCTTGGACCACAGTCATATGTCGTTCGCGTTGGATCTCGCAACCGCTATGTTCATGTTGATCATTTGCAGAAAAGTGGCGAAACTGAACCTGCAAGGTTAGAGTCTGAAGGACCGCAGCCCGCTCTTATTGTGGAAGTTGTGTCACCCGATCCTGTGGACACTCCTACTCCGGGTTCTTCTGTTGGTAGTGCATTGGCACCGGTATCTAACCCCAATGGGTTAAACGAGCGTTCTGAGGTTGGTGGAACTTCTCCAAGATACCCAAGACGAGCAAACCGGAAAGGACCAGACAGACTGATTGAAAGTCATGGGTGA